One Equus quagga isolate Etosha38 chromosome 5, UCLA_HA_Equagga_1.0, whole genome shotgun sequence genomic window carries:
- the A3GALT2 gene encoding alpha-1,3-galactosyltransferase 2, producing MVFKERLRAWKRSFWRLILLALGLSGLLLYGLPVVRHLEVLIPMGVCPLARRPLRDNFTGPLQPWARPEVLTCTSWGAPIIWDGTFDPDVAQQKAVEQNLTIGLTVFAVGRYLEKYLERFLETAERHFMVGQRVVYYVFTERPAAVPHVPLGPGRRLRVERVERERRWQDVSMERMRTLHEALGGRLGREARFVFCMDVDQHFSGAFGPEALAESVAQLHAWHYHWPQWLLPFERDARSAAALAPGEGDFYYHAAVFGGSVAALRGLTAHCARGQRQDRARGLEARWHDESHLNKFFWLHKPAKVLSPEFCWSPDIGRRAEIRRPRLLWAPKEYALVRA from the exons ggcctggAAGAGAAGCTTCTGGCGGCTGATCCTACTTGCACTTGGCCTCTCAGGGCTGCTCCTGTACGGGCTCCCTGTAGTCAG gcATCTGGAAGTCCTCATCCCCATGGGCGTCTGCCCTTTGGCCAGAAGGCCCCTGAGAGACAACTTCACAGGTCCCCTGCAACCCTG GGCCCGGCCTGAAGTCCTGACCTGTACCTCCTGGGGGGCCCCCATCATTTGGGATGGGACCTTTGACCCAGATGTGGCCCAGCAAAAGGCTGTAGAGCAGAACCTCACCATTGGGCTGACCGTCTTTGCTGTGGGCAG GTACCTGGAGAAGTACCTGGAGCGCTTCCTGGAGACGGCCGAGCGCCACTTCATGGTGGGCCAGCGCGTGGTGTACTACGTGTTCACCGAGCGCCCGGCCGCCGTGCCCCACGTGCCGCTGGGCCCTGGCCGCCGGCTGCGCGTGGAGCGCGTGGAGCGCGAGCGGCGCTGGCAGGACGTGTCGATGGAGCGCATGCGCACGCTGCACGAGGCGCTGGGCGGCCGGCTGGGCCGCGAGGCGCGCTTCGTCTTCTGCATGGACGTGGACCAGCACTTCAGCGGCGCCTTCGGGCCCGAGGCGCTGGCCGAGTCGGTGGCGCAGCTGCACGCCTGGCACTACCACTGGCCGCAGTGGCTGCTGCCCTTCGAGCGCGACGCGCGCTCGGCCGCCGCGCTGGCGCCCGGAGAGGGTGACTTCTACTACCACGCGGCCGTGTTCGGGGGCAGCGTGGCGGCGCTGCGCGGGCTGACGGCGCATTGCGCGCGGGGCCAGCGGCAGGACCGCGCGCGCGGTTTGGAGGCGCGCTGGCACGACGAGAGCCACCTCAACAAGTTCTTCTGGCTGCACAAGCCCGCCAAGGTGCTGTCGCCCGAGTTCTGCTGGAGCCCCGACATCGGCCGGCGGGCCGAGATCCGCCGCCCGCGCCTGCTCTGGGCGCCCAAGGAGTACGCCCTGGTGCGCGCCTAG